Proteins encoded in a region of the Streptomyces sp. NBC_00258 genome:
- a CDS encoding M56 family metallopeptidase, which yields MGVFVFLPLVLPLTAWPIARLAEQRLHPLTATRLLTGVAGVMAVCSTVCLALLMVVGTAQLPGNPLPDGWSDPEVRAAVPYDEIAGRAAIPALLAVAVVCVGTLWRHGRVRRRAHRALAGLPGTGVAVLPDEAPYAYALPGGDRDRVVVTTALLSCLQPAERRALFAHERAHLTARHHRFLLVVQLAARANPFLRPLRTAVSYTAERWADEEAAHAVGSRRVVACAIGKAALVSRGTSLPTLAGFAPPGPVPRRVAALLEPAPAVRNWPSLFTTVGMATWAAAVGTALSAMSSANSAVTMFLILHAATPL from the coding sequence ATGGGGGTGTTCGTCTTTCTGCCCTTGGTCCTGCCCCTGACGGCCTGGCCGATCGCCCGGCTGGCCGAGCAGCGCCTGCATCCGCTCACCGCCACCCGGCTGCTGACCGGCGTGGCCGGTGTCATGGCCGTCTGCAGCACGGTGTGCCTGGCGCTGCTGATGGTCGTCGGCACCGCGCAACTGCCCGGAAACCCGCTCCCCGACGGATGGTCGGACCCCGAGGTGCGCGCGGCCGTCCCGTACGACGAGATCGCCGGACGAGCGGCCATCCCCGCTCTTCTGGCGGTGGCCGTGGTGTGCGTGGGAACGCTGTGGAGGCACGGCAGGGTGCGCCGCCGCGCCCACCGCGCGCTGGCCGGACTGCCCGGTACGGGGGTCGCGGTGCTGCCCGACGAGGCGCCCTACGCGTACGCCCTGCCCGGTGGAGACCGGGACCGGGTCGTGGTCACCACGGCCCTGCTGTCCTGCCTCCAACCCGCCGAACGGCGCGCCCTGTTCGCCCACGAGCGCGCACATCTGACGGCCCGCCATCACCGCTTCCTCCTGGTCGTACAACTCGCGGCCCGCGCCAACCCGTTCCTGCGACCCCTGCGTACGGCGGTCTCCTACACGGCGGAACGCTGGGCCGACGAGGAGGCGGCCCACGCCGTGGGCAGCCGCAGGGTCGTGGCGTGCGCGATCGGCAAGGCGGCGCTGGTGTCCCGGGGCACCTCACTCCCGACACTCGCCGGCTTCGCCCCACCGGGCCCGGTGCCCCGCCGGGTGGCGGCTCTCCTGGAACCCGCGCCCGCCGTACGCAACTGGCCCTCCCTGTTCACCACGGTGGGCATGGCGACATGGGCGGCGGCCGTCGGTACGGCACTCTCCGCGATGTCGTCGGCCAACTCCGCCGTGACGATGTTCCTCATCCTGCACGCCGCGACACCACTCTGA
- a CDS encoding BlaI/MecI/CopY family transcriptional regulator — protein MTDHRRRPRRRGQGELEMQVLSALREAEGPATAGWVQDRLGGDLAYTTVITILTRLLAKGAVTRERAGRSFAWTPASDEAGLAARKMRKVLDGEPDREAVLASFVTALSPDDERLLRELLGHPETERED, from the coding sequence GTGACGGATCACCGGCGACGTCCCCGGCGGCGGGGACAGGGTGAGCTGGAGATGCAGGTCCTGTCGGCCTTGCGGGAGGCGGAGGGGCCGGCGACGGCGGGCTGGGTCCAGGACCGCCTCGGCGGGGATCTCGCCTACACGACCGTGATCACGATCCTCACCCGGCTGCTGGCCAAGGGCGCGGTGACCCGGGAGCGCGCGGGACGGTCGTTCGCGTGGACACCCGCGTCGGACGAGGCGGGACTCGCCGCGCGGAAGATGCGCAAGGTGCTGGACGGCGAACCGGACCGGGAGGCGGTGCTGGCCAGCTTCGTCACCGCGCTCTCGCCGGACGACGAGCGGCTGCTGCGTGAACTGCTCGGACACCCCGAGACGGAGAGGGAAGACTGA
- a CDS encoding TerD family protein, with protein sequence MGVSLSKGGNVSLSKEAPGLTAVLVGLGWDVRTTTGTDYDLDASALLLNEAGKVASDTQFVFYNNLTSPDGSVEHTGDNLTGEGEGDDEVIKVNLAGVPADVTRIVFPVSIHDAENRGQSFGQVRGAFIRIVNQAGGAEIARYDLSEDAATETAMVFGELYRNGAEWKFRAVGQGYASGLAGIASDFGVGV encoded by the coding sequence GTGGGAGTTTCCCTGTCCAAAGGCGGCAATGTCTCGCTCAGCAAGGAGGCTCCGGGCCTCACCGCGGTCCTGGTCGGCCTGGGCTGGGACGTCCGGACGACGACGGGCACCGACTACGACCTCGACGCCTCCGCGCTGCTGCTGAACGAGGCCGGAAAGGTCGCCTCCGACACGCAGTTCGTCTTCTACAACAACCTCACCAGCCCTGACGGGTCGGTCGAGCACACCGGTGACAACCTCACCGGTGAGGGCGAGGGCGACGACGAGGTCATCAAGGTGAACCTCGCCGGCGTGCCCGCCGACGTCACCCGGATCGTCTTCCCGGTGTCCATCCACGACGCCGAGAACCGCGGCCAGAGCTTCGGCCAGGTCCGTGGCGCCTTCATCCGGATCGTCAATCAGGCCGGCGGCGCCGAGATCGCCCGCTACGACCTGTCCGAGGACGCCGCCACCGAGACCGCGATGGTCTTCGGCGAGCTGTACCGCAACGGCGCGGAGTGGAAGTTCCGTGCCGTGGGCCAGGGTTACGCGTCCGGCCTGGCCGGAATCGCCTCCGACTTCGGCGTCGGAGTCTGA
- a CDS encoding twin-arginine translocase TatA/TatE family subunit translates to MFGLSEIAIILVVVILVLAAKKLPDLARSAGKSARILKAEAAAAQDEPAGQTAPRVIPGETVGPQHGTAPTDTARPSAAPDPIQPDSGQSRPRD, encoded by the coding sequence ATGTTCGGACTGAGCGAAATCGCGATCATCCTCGTCGTCGTCATCCTCGTCCTCGCCGCCAAGAAGCTTCCCGACCTTGCCCGTTCGGCAGGCAAGTCGGCCCGCATCCTCAAGGCCGAGGCCGCGGCGGCGCAGGACGAGCCGGCCGGGCAGACGGCTCCCCGCGTCATCCCGGGCGAGACCGTCGGCCCTCAGCACGGCACCGCTCCCACCGACACCGCCCGGCCCTCCGCAGCGCCCGACCCCATACAGCCGGACTCCGGCCAGTCCCGTCCGCGGGACTGA
- a CDS encoding alpha/beta hydrolase, with protein sequence MPSSAARPRTLLALVIVELLLLAAVSATRAEATASAPHGARIIAEEEVGERLVDLTVDSPALGRTAKVRLLTPDGWEERRPGETWPTLYLLVGGDGNYRAWTEDYDACLQPLPDLRDVLVVMPEMPLFGFYSDWFNSGEGGPPAVETFHLREVRPLLERRYGAGVRRVAAGESQGGFGALSYAARHPGLFRAVASYSGFVHPLRHPHAVRAGMTYLGLDWTALWGDPVAQRANWQAHDPYYLADRLRTTPVHLSGGDGTAGVLDPPGTPPDVEIPGLEDPADPFPEDAISPTETLMQRQSRSLATRLESFGTPVTTHFYAGTHSPAYWKRELYRSLPMLLRALGIRDR encoded by the coding sequence ATGCCATCGAGCGCCGCTCGCCCACGCACCCTGCTCGCCCTGGTGATCGTCGAACTCCTGCTGCTGGCGGCGGTGTCCGCCACGCGCGCCGAGGCGACCGCTTCCGCGCCGCACGGCGCCCGGATCATCGCCGAGGAGGAAGTCGGTGAGCGCCTGGTCGATCTCACGGTGGACTCGCCCGCGCTGGGCCGCACCGCGAAGGTCCGGCTCCTGACCCCGGACGGCTGGGAGGAGCGACGGCCCGGCGAGACCTGGCCGACGCTCTACCTGCTGGTCGGCGGCGACGGCAACTACAGGGCCTGGACCGAGGACTACGACGCCTGTCTCCAGCCACTGCCCGACCTGCGGGACGTACTGGTCGTGATGCCGGAGATGCCGCTGTTCGGCTTCTACAGCGACTGGTTCAACAGCGGCGAGGGCGGTCCGCCGGCGGTCGAGACCTTCCATCTCAGGGAAGTACGCCCCCTTCTGGAGCGCCGCTACGGAGCGGGCGTCCGGCGCGTGGCCGCGGGGGAGTCGCAGGGCGGATTCGGTGCCCTGTCCTACGCGGCACGCCACCCCGGGCTGTTCCGGGCGGTCGCGAGCTACAGCGGATTCGTGCATCCGCTGCGGCATCCGCACGCGGTCCGGGCCGGGATGACCTACCTCGGCCTGGACTGGACGGCGCTGTGGGGCGATCCGGTCGCCCAACGGGCCAACTGGCAGGCCCACGACCCCTATTACCTGGCCGACCGGCTGCGCACCACCCCGGTCCACCTCTCCGGCGGCGACGGCACGGCAGGTGTCCTCGACCCGCCCGGCACCCCACCGGACGTGGAGATCCCGGGTCTCGAGGACCCTGCCGACCCGTTCCCCGAGGACGCGATCTCCCCCACGGAGACCCTGATGCAGCGCCAGTCCCGGTCTCTGGCCACCCGCCTGGAGTCCTTCGGAACTCCGGTGACCACCCACTTCTACGCCGGGACGCACTCGCCCGCGTACTGGAAGCGTGAGCTGTACCGCTCACTCCCCATGCTGCTGCGTGCCCTGGGGATCCGTGATCGGTGA
- a CDS encoding ABC transporter permease subunit: MATATLTTARAGFPQALAHEWIKFNSVRSTVWTTLATAVVPVLGAVFVAATESLQPDDTVLGGSLTASVPAQMLAAVVGALLITGEYGSGTARTTFAANPRRATVLAAKAALIAALMYVLALISCTLAYLIGGAMLDNDRYAQGEPLPALFGIAASFAVAGLLGLAVGTLVRHSAGAVTTVIGVLLLPSLLGPLFGDAQRWIAGVSPTSALEKLIQTSDATAETVGSLGPWPSLLLVAGYTTALLLLATGVLRGRDV, translated from the coding sequence ATGGCGACCGCGACCCTCACCACCGCCCGGGCCGGCTTCCCACAGGCCCTCGCCCATGAATGGATCAAGTTCAACAGCGTGCGCTCCACGGTCTGGACGACACTCGCGACCGCCGTCGTGCCCGTGCTGGGTGCGGTGTTCGTGGCCGCGACCGAGAGCCTGCAGCCGGACGACACGGTGCTCGGCGGCAGCCTCACCGCTTCCGTCCCCGCCCAGATGCTGGCCGCGGTGGTCGGTGCCCTGCTGATCACGGGTGAGTACGGCAGCGGCACCGCCCGAACCACCTTCGCCGCCAACCCGCGCCGCGCCACCGTGCTCGCCGCGAAGGCCGCCCTGATCGCGGCCCTGATGTACGTCCTGGCCCTCATCTCCTGCACCCTCGCCTACCTGATCGGTGGCGCGATGCTCGACAACGACCGCTATGCCCAGGGCGAGCCACTGCCGGCCCTGTTCGGCATCGCCGCCTCTTTCGCCGTCGCAGGGCTCCTCGGCCTCGCGGTCGGCACCCTCGTACGCCACTCCGCGGGAGCCGTCACCACCGTCATCGGCGTACTGCTCCTGCCCTCCCTCCTCGGCCCGCTCTTCGGCGACGCCCAGCGCTGGATCGCGGGCGTCTCCCCGACGAGCGCCCTGGAGAAGCTGATCCAGACCTCGGACGCGACCGCGGAAACCGTCGGCAGCCTCGGCCCCTGGCCGTCCCTGCTGCTGGTGGCGGGCTACACGACGGCACTGCTCCTGCTCGCGACCGGGGTTCTGCGCGGCCGCGACGTCTGA
- a CDS encoding ABC transporter ATP-binding protein encodes MIEARELTKRYGDKTAVDQLSFTVRPGRVTGFLGPNGAGKSTTMRLILGLDAPTSGAVTVGGKPYAELAAPLCAVGSLLDAKGAHGGRSAYRHLAGLAASNRIPRRRVDEVLDLTGLTEVAGRRFSGFSLGMGQRLGIAAALLGDPEVLILDEPVNGLDTEGIRWIRDLMKSLAAQGRTVFLSSHLMSEMELTADHLVVIGRGRLLADTTMRDFIETNSRAHTLVRSPEPEKLRGLLEEKGADVRLDPRGGWRVDGPDAAAIGDVARDHGLAIHELTPAHSSLEEVYTALSQDSAEYRTKYRTSEVRIRKETV; translated from the coding sequence ATGATCGAGGCACGCGAACTCACCAAGAGGTACGGCGACAAGACCGCCGTCGACCAGCTGTCCTTCACGGTCCGGCCCGGCCGGGTGACCGGCTTCCTCGGCCCGAACGGCGCCGGAAAATCCACCACCATGCGACTGATCCTCGGCCTGGACGCGCCCACGTCCGGCGCGGTCACGGTCGGCGGGAAGCCCTACGCCGAACTCGCCGCGCCCCTGTGTGCCGTCGGCTCGCTGCTGGACGCGAAGGGCGCGCACGGCGGGCGTTCGGCGTACCGGCATCTGGCCGGGCTCGCGGCGAGCAACCGTATCCCGCGCCGCCGCGTCGACGAGGTGCTGGACCTGACCGGTCTGACCGAGGTCGCGGGACGCCGGTTCAGTGGCTTCTCGCTCGGCATGGGCCAACGGCTCGGTATCGCCGCCGCGTTGCTCGGTGATCCGGAGGTGCTGATCCTCGACGAGCCGGTGAACGGGCTGGACACCGAGGGCATCCGCTGGATCCGCGATCTGATGAAGTCCCTTGCCGCGCAGGGCCGTACGGTCTTCCTCTCCAGCCATCTGATGAGCGAGATGGAGCTGACCGCCGACCATCTGGTCGTCATCGGACGCGGTCGGCTCCTCGCCGACACCACGATGCGCGACTTCATCGAGACCAACTCCCGCGCCCATACGCTCGTCCGCTCCCCGGAACCCGAGAAGCTGCGGGGCCTGCTGGAGGAGAAGGGCGCCGACGTCCGTCTCGACCCGAGGGGCGGCTGGCGGGTGGACGGTCCGGACGCCGCGGCCATCGGTGACGTGGCCCGCGACCACGGTCTCGCGATCCATGAACTCACCCCTGCCCACTCCTCGTTGGAGGAGGTCTACACGGCCCTGTCCCAGGACTCGGCCGAGTACCGGACGAAGTACCGGACGAGCGAGGTCCGGATCCGGAAGGAGACTGTCTGA
- a CDS encoding response regulator, giving the protein MTVRVVLADDQTVVRAGFRALLDLTDDLVVVAEAADGTQAVEAVRLTRPDVVLMDIRMPGVDGIEATRRIAADRTLDGVRVVMLTTYQVDAYVFEALRHGAAGFLLKDIEPDGLRAAIRRVAAGQSLLAPAVTRSVVEEFARLRAPEAAGAERLAVLTDREREVMALVAAGLSNEEIGRRLIMSPLTAKTHVSRAMTKLGARDRAQLVVLAYETGLVRAGER; this is encoded by the coding sequence ATGACCGTGCGCGTGGTGCTCGCCGACGACCAGACCGTCGTACGGGCCGGCTTCCGGGCCCTGCTGGACCTGACCGACGACCTGGTGGTGGTCGCGGAGGCGGCCGACGGGACGCAGGCCGTCGAGGCGGTCCGGCTGACCCGGCCCGACGTGGTCCTGATGGACATCCGGATGCCCGGCGTCGACGGCATCGAGGCCACCCGCCGCATCGCAGCCGACCGCACCCTCGACGGAGTACGCGTCGTCATGCTCACCACCTACCAGGTCGACGCGTACGTCTTCGAGGCGCTGCGGCACGGCGCCGCGGGCTTTCTGCTGAAGGACATCGAGCCGGACGGGCTGCGCGCGGCGATCCGTAGGGTCGCGGCCGGACAGAGCCTCCTCGCTCCGGCGGTCACGCGGTCGGTCGTCGAGGAGTTCGCCCGGCTGAGGGCTCCGGAGGCGGCCGGCGCCGAGCGGCTGGCCGTGCTCACCGACCGCGAGCGAGAGGTGATGGCCCTTGTCGCGGCCGGACTGAGCAACGAGGAGATCGGCCGGCGGCTGATCATGAGCCCGTTGACCGCGAAGACCCACGTCAGCCGGGCGATGACCAAGCTGGGAGCGCGTGACCGGGCGCAGCTGGTGGTGCTGGCGTACGAGACGGGGCTGGTCCGGGCGGGGGAGCGGTGA
- a CDS encoding sensor histidine kinase, translated as MTTFDGLVERARSLPPLTTDLLVVAMVGLFTAPDAASNDPDYQQADGLTWLLLAVSLLALVWRRRWPVPVAIVTGAACAGWALHGHIGELLNLPVIVALYTVAVLGDRRRTLWTGLVASLVSGAVALRVGRDVANPQGLPMLEMIWPLVPLLLGEVIRTRRQLMDEYAARAVRAEEEREREAARRVHEERLRIARELHDIVAHTVTAMTVQAGVALDALDTRPEVSRQAMRQVRDSGKEAVGELRATVTVLRDHDRDSTAPAPGLAQLPELVGRFSDSGVDSVLRHDGPADGLSPMVELAAYRIVQEALTNVVKHSGARHAAVSVARHDDRLCVEIVDDGPPSQIGPPSEVEPPFRPATGGFGLVGMRERAAAVGGSVEYGPVSGGGFRVRASLPVVLPAEALRGGRP; from the coding sequence GTGACGACCTTCGACGGACTGGTGGAGCGGGCGCGATCACTTCCGCCGCTGACCACGGATCTGCTGGTGGTCGCCATGGTCGGGCTGTTCACGGCGCCCGACGCCGCGTCCAACGACCCCGACTACCAGCAGGCGGACGGGCTCACCTGGCTGCTGCTCGCGGTCTCCCTGCTCGCCCTCGTCTGGCGCCGGCGGTGGCCGGTCCCGGTCGCGATCGTCACGGGCGCCGCGTGCGCGGGCTGGGCACTGCACGGCCACATCGGGGAACTGCTCAACCTGCCCGTGATCGTCGCCCTGTACACCGTCGCGGTGCTGGGCGACCGGCGGCGCACCCTGTGGACCGGGCTCGTCGCGTCCCTCGTCTCGGGCGCGGTCGCGCTGCGGGTGGGTCGTGACGTGGCCAACCCGCAGGGGCTGCCGATGCTGGAGATGATCTGGCCCCTGGTGCCCCTGCTCCTCGGCGAAGTCATCCGTACGCGGCGGCAGTTGATGGACGAGTACGCGGCCCGGGCCGTCCGTGCGGAGGAGGAGCGGGAGCGGGAGGCGGCGCGCCGGGTGCACGAGGAGCGGCTGCGCATCGCCCGCGAACTGCACGACATCGTCGCGCACACGGTGACCGCGATGACGGTGCAGGCCGGAGTCGCCCTCGACGCACTCGACACCCGCCCGGAGGTCTCCCGGCAGGCGATGCGACAGGTACGCGACTCGGGCAAGGAGGCCGTGGGGGAACTGCGGGCCACCGTCACCGTGCTGCGCGACCACGACCGCGACTCCACGGCGCCCGCTCCGGGACTCGCCCAACTGCCCGAACTGGTCGGCCGGTTCAGCGACAGCGGCGTGGACTCGGTGCTGCGCCACGACGGCCCGGCGGACGGGCTCTCGCCGATGGTCGAGCTGGCGGCGTACCGGATCGTGCAGGAGGCGCTGACCAATGTGGTCAAGCACTCCGGCGCACGGCACGCGGCGGTCTCGGTCGCCCGGCACGACGACCGGCTGTGCGTGGAGATCGTGGACGACGGACCACCCTCGCAGATCGGGCCACCGTCGGAGGTCGAACCACCGTTCCGGCCGGCGACCGGAGGCTTCGGACTCGTGGGCATGCGGGAGCGGGCCGCCGCGGTCGGCGGCAGCGTCGAGTACGGTCCGGTGTCCGGCGGCGGCTTCCGGGTACGGGCCTCACTCCCGGTCGTACTCCCGGCCGAGGCACTCCGTGGAGGACGGCCATGA
- a CDS encoding LysR substrate-binding domain-containing protein: MTGSEDSPSFRLAYVPGVTPSKWVRIWNERLPDVPLTLLAVSVAEVFDVLRGGDADAGFVRLPVDRTDLSAIPLYTETTVVVVPKDHVVAAVDEVTAEDLADDIVLHPLDDTLDWEHLPGRPAIERPATTEDAIELVAAGVGLLVVPQSLARLHHRKDLTYRTVTDAPESRVALSWPEDRTTDLVEDFIGIVRGRTVNSSRGRSAAQPQPKNESQSKSKGSDKGVARRKPAAGKAAGKPTGRSPRTGSGAPKGTKRGKPRRKS; this comes from the coding sequence GTGACAGGCTCGGAAGATTCCCCTTCGTTCCGGCTCGCGTATGTCCCGGGAGTGACGCCCAGCAAGTGGGTGCGGATCTGGAACGAGCGGCTGCCCGACGTCCCCCTCACCCTCCTCGCGGTGTCCGTCGCCGAGGTCTTCGACGTGCTGCGGGGCGGCGACGCCGACGCGGGATTCGTACGGCTGCCGGTCGATCGCACGGACCTCAGCGCGATCCCCCTCTACACCGAGACGACCGTGGTCGTGGTCCCGAAGGACCACGTCGTGGCGGCCGTCGACGAGGTGACCGCCGAGGACCTGGCGGACGACATCGTGCTGCACCCCCTCGACGACACCCTCGACTGGGAGCACCTGCCGGGCCGCCCCGCGATCGAGCGCCCCGCGACGACGGAGGACGCGATCGAACTCGTGGCGGCGGGGGTGGGACTCCTGGTGGTCCCGCAGTCGCTCGCCCGCCTCCACCACCGCAAGGACCTCACCTACCGGACGGTCACCGACGCCCCCGAGTCGCGCGTCGCCCTGTCCTGGCCGGAGGACCGGACCACGGACCTTGTCGAGGACTTCATCGGCATCGTCCGCGGCCGGACCGTCAACAGCTCCCGGGGCCGTTCCGCGGCCCAGCCCCAGCCGAAAAACGAGTCCCAGTCCAAGAGCAAGGGCTCCGACAAGGGCGTCGCTCGTCGGAAGCCCGCCGCGGGCAAGGCAGCGGGCAAGCCGACCGGCAGGAGCCCACGGACAGGGTCCGGCGCCCCCAAGGGAACGAAACGCGGCAAGCCCCGTCGCAAGTCCTAG
- a CDS encoding DUF5997 family protein has translation MLDTLDTMTSHQNTQTMKPATAAKKLGVYLEATPAEFQEGVVSRSELTALQADPPQWLQDLRSNGPHPRPVVASKLGVSIAGLARGGVTEALTTEQIEALKNQQPEWLQKERATQAEVRKEAVRIKEKNAERDDKGDQPRQ, from the coding sequence ATGCTCGATACCCTGGACACCATGACGTCGCACCAGAACACCCAGACGATGAAGCCCGCGACCGCGGCCAAGAAACTGGGTGTGTACCTCGAGGCCACCCCCGCCGAGTTCCAGGAGGGTGTCGTCTCGCGCTCCGAGCTCACCGCACTGCAGGCCGACCCCCCTCAGTGGCTGCAGGACCTGCGGAGCAACGGTCCGCACCCCCGTCCGGTCGTCGCGTCGAAGCTGGGCGTCTCCATCGCGGGGCTCGCGCGCGGCGGTGTCACCGAGGCTCTCACCACGGAGCAGATCGAGGCGCTGAAGAACCAGCAGCCCGAGTGGCTCCAGAAGGAGCGCGCCACCCAGGCCGAGGTCCGCAAGGAAGCGGTCCGTATCAAGGAGAAGAACGCGGAGCGCGACGACAAGGGCGATCAGCCGCGTCAGTAG
- a CDS encoding AAA family ATPase — protein MIIERAYVHVASHDENAWPWSVPCVRGLLADGVRFTAPVTFVVGENGSGKSTLVEALAEGFGLDSWGGSHDWRYASPRPKSVLGERVRFDAAARGRRMLGSWSARKGFFLRAETAMDALDREGLAPDSVSHGEGFLAAFRGKFLEPGLYVLDEPEAALSFGSCLELLGHFDQLAKQGGQVICATHSPLLTALPGADIIEVGDHGMRRVAWQDLALVDHWRRYLADPHAYLRHILG, from the coding sequence GTGATCATCGAACGCGCGTACGTACACGTGGCCTCGCACGACGAGAACGCGTGGCCCTGGTCCGTGCCGTGTGTGCGCGGGCTGCTGGCGGACGGGGTGCGGTTCACGGCACCGGTGACCTTTGTCGTCGGTGAGAACGGCTCGGGCAAGTCGACCCTGGTCGAGGCGCTGGCCGAGGGCTTCGGTCTGGACTCCTGGGGCGGCTCGCACGACTGGCGGTACGCGAGCCCCCGGCCCAAGTCGGTGCTCGGCGAGCGGGTCCGCTTCGACGCGGCGGCGCGCGGACGGCGCATGCTCGGCAGCTGGTCGGCCCGCAAGGGGTTCTTCCTGCGGGCGGAGACGGCGATGGACGCGCTGGACCGGGAAGGGCTCGCGCCGGATTCGGTCAGTCACGGCGAGGGCTTCCTCGCGGCGTTCCGCGGGAAGTTCCTGGAGCCCGGGCTGTATGTGCTGGACGAGCCTGAGGCAGCGCTGTCGTTCGGCTCGTGCCTCGAACTGCTCGGCCATTTCGACCAGTTGGCCAAGCAGGGCGGGCAGGTCATCTGCGCCACGCACTCGCCGCTGCTGACCGCACTGCCGGGTGCGGACATCATCGAGGTCGGCGACCACGGGATGCGCCGGGTGGCCTGGCAGGATCTCGCCCTGGTCGACCACTGGCGCCGCTATCTCGCCGACCCGCACGCCTATCTCCGGCACATCCTCGGCTGA
- a CDS encoding LLM class flavin-dependent oxidoreductase: MPLPSQPLRKLGFLTIGLFDEADPRKGHESTLEIIRLGERLGFDSAWLRHRHLQYGISSPVAVLAAASQRTTRIELGTAVIPLGWENPLRLAEDLATVDILSGGRLNPGISVGPPMHYDQVKQALYPDTADAEDFGYDRVARLLDFVRGKPATDFSGVEGFEVFSDRVQPHATGLGRRLWYGGGSLRSAQWAGEHAMNFLTSSVVKAEESEDFAEVQLSHVRAFRAHHPDGDRARVSQGLVVIPTDSASPEQRAKYEAYAEKRLPRTAVPQGPARLMFAPDLVGTSAEIAERLYAHAAFREIDEVAFALPFTFEHDDYVQILTDIATRLGPALGWQASAQPG; encoded by the coding sequence GTGCCGCTGCCCTCACAACCGTTGCGGAAGCTGGGCTTCTTGACCATCGGGTTGTTCGACGAGGCCGACCCCCGCAAGGGCCACGAGTCCACGCTGGAGATCATCCGGCTCGGTGAGCGGCTGGGCTTCGACAGCGCGTGGCTGCGCCACCGCCATCTCCAGTACGGCATCTCCTCCCCCGTGGCCGTCCTTGCCGCGGCCTCGCAGCGCACCACCCGTATCGAGCTCGGCACCGCGGTCATCCCGCTGGGCTGGGAGAACCCGCTGCGGCTGGCAGAGGACCTGGCCACGGTCGACATCCTGTCCGGCGGCCGCCTCAACCCCGGCATCAGCGTCGGCCCGCCGATGCACTACGACCAGGTCAAGCAGGCGCTGTATCCGGACACCGCCGACGCCGAGGACTTCGGGTACGACCGGGTGGCCCGGCTGCTGGACTTCGTACGCGGCAAACCGGCCACCGACTTCAGCGGTGTCGAAGGTTTCGAGGTGTTCTCGGATCGGGTCCAGCCGCACGCGACCGGTCTGGGCCGCCGCCTCTGGTACGGCGGTGGGAGCCTGCGGTCGGCCCAGTGGGCCGGTGAGCACGCGATGAACTTCCTGACCAGCAGCGTCGTCAAGGCGGAGGAGTCCGAGGACTTCGCCGAGGTCCAGCTGTCCCACGTACGCGCCTTCCGTGCCCACCACCCCGACGGCGACCGTGCCCGTGTCTCCCAGGGGCTCGTCGTCATCCCGACCGACAGCGCCTCACCGGAGCAGCGCGCGAAGTACGAGGCGTACGCCGAGAAGCGGCTGCCGCGGACCGCCGTGCCGCAGGGACCGGCCCGCCTGATGTTCGCACCGGACCTCGTCGGCACGTCCGCGGAGATCGCCGAACGGCTCTACGCGCACGCGGCGTTCCGGGAGATCGACGAGGTGGCGTTCGCGCTGCCCTTCACCTTCGAGCACGACGACTACGTCCAGATCCTCACCGACATCGCCACCCGCCTTGGCCCGGCACTCGGCTGGCAGGCGTCGGCCCAGCCCGGATAG
- a CDS encoding GNAT family N-acetyltransferase, whose translation MAIEISDVAEARRYEARIDGASTVAGFAQYIRTDELIAFVHTEVSPECEGKGVGSALVRASLDEARAAGLRVLATCPFYAGWIARHPAYGDLLYQARSKVSD comes from the coding sequence ATGGCGATCGAGATCAGTGACGTGGCCGAGGCGCGTCGCTACGAGGCCCGGATCGACGGAGCGTCGACGGTCGCCGGCTTCGCGCAGTACATCCGTACCGACGAGCTGATCGCGTTCGTGCACACCGAGGTGAGCCCGGAGTGTGAGGGCAAGGGCGTCGGGTCCGCGCTGGTCCGGGCCTCCCTGGACGAGGCGCGTGCCGCCGGCCTGCGGGTCCTTGCCACCTGCCCCTTCTACGCGGGCTGGATCGCCCGCCACCCCGCGTACGGAGACCTGCTGTACCAGGCGCGCAGCAAGGTCAGCGACTGA